From the genome of Lutzomyia longipalpis isolate SR_M1_2022 chromosome 2, ASM2433408v1, one region includes:
- the LOC129788566 gene encoding probable cytochrome P450 6d5 — MGLLFDNLFLDVVLLISCIAIALHFYIQHIYSYWDRKKIKSFKPVFPFGNLKDGFLLKKRFSELFVDLYKQTDEPILGLYATTKPALMVCDPELLRLILIRDFQYFHDRGVYMNEDIDPLSGHLFSLSGEKWKNLRAKLTPTFTSGRLKGMMQTFLDCGNSLEAYLMKNANKEVEMRDLMARYTTNIIASVAFGLESDAIAEPKDTFRMMGKKFFDPTFMNILRLTCLFILPHIGKFFNIKSVDNDYEAFIFKMVKDTMNYREKNNVHRKDFMQLLLQLKNTGKVDYSDDWNIQSDGSDKGLSFNELAAQAHVFFLAGFETSSTTMSFCFYELAKNLNVQEKVQREIDEVTKKYDGKITYDSLMEMKYLESCIDEALRMYTPVPVLNRECAKDYKIPGSDIIIEKGTRIFIPAQAIQMDPKYYPEPEEFRPERFSSDNSNGGNQKGVTYMPFGDGPRACIGLRMGKLQAKIGIVLIMSKFNLRLGEKLQNLKELQYEVKSFVPALEGGMNLKVLPRK, encoded by the exons ATGGGGCTTTTATtcgataatttatttttggacgTTGTGCTTTTAATCAGTTGCATTGCTATTGCTCTGCATTTCTACATTCAACACATCTACTCGTATTGGGATAGGAAGAAGATAAAATCCTTTAAGCCAGTATTTCCATTTGGAAACCTTAAGGATGGATTCTTGCTGAAGAAGCGGTTTTCGGAGCTTTTTGTGGATCTTTACAAACAAACAGATGAACCTATTCTTGGACTCTACGCAACAACAAAGCCCGCATTGATGGTTTGCGATCCAGAACTTTTAAGGCTCATCCTTATAAGAGACTTTCAGTATTTTCATGATCGTGGTGTGTACATGAATGAGGACATTGACCCCCTTTCGGGACATCTTTTCTCTCTAAGTGGTGAAAAGTGGAAGAATTTACGGGCAAAGCTCACTCCGACATTCACATCTGGACGACTAAAGGGAATGATGCAGACTTTTCTTGACTGTGGAAATAGTTTGGAGGCTTATCTCATGAAGAATGCCAACAAGGAAGTAGAGATGCGCGATCTAATGGCTCGCTATACGACTAATATAATCGCATCAGTTGCCTTTGGATTGGAAAGTGATGCAATTGCTGAGCCTAAGGACACGTTCAGGATGATGGGAAAGAAG ttCTTTGATCCAACgtttatgaatattttgcgATTAACGTGCCTGTTCATTCTACCACATattggaaagttttttaatataaaatcagTGGATAATGATTACGAAGCTTTCATCTTTAAAATGGTGAAGGATACAATGAACTacagagaaaagaataatGTACACagaaaggactttatgcagCTTCTTCTTCAGCTGAAGAATACAGGAAAAGTTGATTATAGCGATGACTGGAATATTCAATCAGATG GCAGTGACAAAGGACTATCATTCAATGAACTAGCAGCTCAGGCTCATGTCTTCTTCTTGGCTGGTTTTGAAACTTCCTCAACTACAATGTCGTTTTGCTTCTACGAACTAGCCAAGAATCTCAATGTTCAGGAGAAAGTTCAAAGAGAAATTGACGAAGTAACCAAGAAGTACGACGGGAAGATCACCTATGACTCCTTAATGGAAATGAAATATCTGGAAAGTTGCATCGATGAGGCCCTTAGAATGTATACACCAGTTCCAGTTCTCAATCGTGAATGCGCAAAGGATTATAAAATACCCGGAAGTGATATTATCATTGAGAAAGGAACACGAATCTTCATTCCAGCTCAAGCAATTCAAATGGATCCAAAGTACTATCCAGAACCTGAAGAATTCCGCCCCGAAAGATTTTCTTCGGACAATTCAAACGGTGGTAATCAGAAAGGTGTTACATACATGCCATTCGGTGATGGCCCGAGGGCCTGTATTGGGCTACGAATGGGAAAACTTCAAGCTAAAATTGGCATTGTATTGATCatgtcaaaattcaatttgcgtCTTGGTGAAAAACTTCAGAATCTGAAGGAACTTCAATATGAAGTAAAAAGCTTCGTTCCTGCTCTCGAGGGAGGGAtgaatttgaaagttttgcccagaaaataa